The DNA segment AACAAACATACTCCTGTTCGCATTCGGATTTCCATTCATACTGGAAATTGTTTGGCTGTAAATTTAAATAGCAATATTGATTACTTCGGCAATACTGTAAATTACACCGCAAAACTGCAGTCAGTTGCGAATTCAGGCGAAATATCCTTCAGCGAAACCATTTTTAGGGACAAAGATATTCGGGACTACTTACGCCAAGGAGAAATCAAACTGAAGAAAGTGGAATTCCCACTTCCTTGGGCCAATCGTACAGACTTTGTCTATGTCTGGAAAGTGTGATGATTAACGTTTCTCTGGAATTGGTGGTACTTTGGTGGATATAAATCCGTTGAAAATTTGATTTTTAATTGGTTTTTCCTCTATAAATAAAATAGATTTATATTTGTTGTTATTAGAAATTTCAAACTCTACAAGCTTTCGATTTCCGAATTCTATTTTTCTTAATACTTCTTTATCAACTGGATCAGATGTTATTGCACAATATAAATATAATATTGGAATTTTAAAGCTTTCACATTCTTTATTTATACACTTTTGTTCATAATACCAATTATTTTGTACTGGAAATATTTTACCTTGACCAATTAAACTGCGTTGGCTGGGCTCTTTATCAGGCCCTCCTTGAAAAATTCTAAAATCTCCTTTAGAATCAATAATATAAAATAACGTTTGTTGATCTTCCCCAACCCATGTTTTATTAAAAAATATCTCCCCTAGTTTGGATCCTCTAATTTCGTTTAGTGTTTTGTAACAACTTAATTCTTCAATTTTAGTTAAACATGTGTTATTTATTTCAGGATGTAAATAACATCCATTTTCCATTTCATAAAAAAAAGGTTCATCTTTCTCTACAGTATTGGTTTTATTATCTTTGCAATAACTGAAAAAAAATATAATTAAACATAATCCAATATTATACATTTTCATTTTTGACAGTTCCTTGCGGTTTTAAATTATAAAATTCAGAACGGATTAAATAATCAGAATGAATGTCTGGAATTTTCAATTTTGAAATTTTCTCACTAATTTGGGTATCAGACATTTTTTGAGATTTATATTTTGATGTTAAATTTGTTATTATTTGCTTATTCGTCTCTGCTCTGATCCATCGATTTTGAACTCCCTTTCCTCCAGCTGATTCCGAGATCAGGTATTCCATCACTCCTAATGTTGGATTGAATTGTTTTCCGATGACAATATAAATATGATCTGATTTCATAGCATCTCGTTTTGTTCCCTCAATCGTTTCCATTTTCCTTGTGATTCCAATGGTACCAACTTTTAGATCAGGGATGATACCTTTTGCCTTATGAGCTTTCAATTCAGTTTCCGTTGTGAGTCTTTCTGAAACTAATTTCGTAAAACTACCAGCTTGTCGGAAGTATTCCACTCCATTTTTGTGAACATAACCAGAATTAAATTCAGTAGCCATCCGTTCCATTTCTTCAGGAGTTAAGTATACATCTGAATTTAAATTGGCAAAATTTCCTTTCTCCGTTAATCCCGCACCAAATAACACAGCACCTATGTATCGGATACAATCTGTCTCCGAAATTTTGCGAAAACCATTTTCATCTACCGTGTTTACAGCAGATACAACTTCTTTTCCATCAATTATTTGGGATTGTTTGTATTTTATTTTGTTCATCAGGTTATCACCAAGTAGTTTGGCTACATTGGCGCAATGTTGGGATACGAGTTCATTTGTAGAGAGGTCAACATCTTGTGAATATTTACAGATTTCATCTCCCAATCGTTTTACATACGCATCTATTGTTTCCTTCTTTGGATCAAATGTGGCGTTTACCTTGGAAAGAGCATCACTGGAACTCACATATTCCACGAGCTCGGAGCCTATTGGACGAACTGAACGAGATTCGCGTAATCGTTTGTATTCATTAAGGGACTTTTCCACTGCCTTAGACATGGTAACATCTTTTCCACCACGTTTTACTTTGATTTTCGCTTCAATATCAGTGGTATCCACTCCTGCTTGTTTCAATTCGTAGAGTTTTTTTTCGGTATCTAACCTCGAGTCTTTCTTATAATCATCGATGATACTTGTTTTTAATTTGGAAATTCGATCAGTTTCTTTTGCCGATAATGGCAATTTTGTATTTCCAACTTGCTGGTTGGACTGCTCTGGGGTAAACGTATCAGCATACCTGCTAACAGATTCACCAAACCAAAACAATCCTTTTTGAATCGGGTCGGTAAAACGGCTAAGGATAGACCGATCTGAATTGGATTCAAATTTCATTTTACCCATATCCGATCCAACTTGTAGGAAACTACTACCTCCACTCATTCTATTTCGCAGTAAATTGAGAGCGCCAAATCCACCTAACAATAAACTACCGAACAACCCAATCTGAGCAACTGTGTCGGAAAGCGGACTATCACCTTCATTTTCAATCACATTCCCATTTTGATCAGTAACATCGCTTGCGTCTTGCGCCATATTGATGTTCTGATTGGCAAAATTGAATTCCTCAAGTTGGAATCCGTCTTTTGAATTGGTTCCTATATTGACTCCCTGTAAAGTTGAAGTATATGCAATACCACTTGGGTCTATATTGGATGTGACTCCGAGTTTTGAGTTTGGTTCTGTATATCCAACACTACCACTGAGTCCCGATCCTTTTAGATCATACATCAAAGAGAAATTCCAATTTTTCCTTGGACCTTCGCCTGATGGATTATAATTGAGACCAAAATTATAATTTTGATTTGAAGTAAAGTCTGTTGCAAATTGTAGACCCTTTGCGATGGCCTGTGAAAATTGTAAGGAGGAGTTTCCTTTTTCAGATAAAGAATAACTCACATTATTAATTGAATTTCCTACACCAACAGTACCACCCCATCCATTTTGTTCTGAATAAGTGATACCAATTCCTGGCATCATACCTTTGAACATACCGGATTGGAACTTCCCAAACATATCTGTCAGACCTAACAAGGAACCATTGGCAAATCCTGCAACTGCACCCTTTGTTCCCTCATGACTACCTGCTGCTGTTTGTAAGACTGTCGATGCGACCACTTGCCCCGCTCTTGCCGTTGCGGGGATTGCCCCTTTTGTCAAAACATTCGCAAATTTTCCAACTTTAGTCAAAGCTGAATTGGCACTACTCCAAACTCCACTTGCACCCAAAGTGATAGCTAAAGAAGCAGAATTAACAATCGTTTGCCGAATAGCAGTATTTTGTGCTTTATCTTCTGATTTTTTCTTCTGGTATTTTCCATAAACACCATCCAAAGATTGTCTCACAAATGATTCATCAATCCCATATTCCTTTGCTAATTCTTTCGCTAGTAATGTTTTTCCAAATTCTACCATCACAGCATTTTTATCATTTAGGTTGAGATTTGAACTTTGGTGTTTTGTCCAATTAGCTTGTAAACCGAATGTCTGCAAGGTATATCCGTAATTAGCTTTAGAATCAGAGATTTGGTCTAAATTTCTTGCATTGGCAAATGTATGAGCATCTGTCATGATACTGTAAATTTCTTCATCTGGTAAACCAATGGCAACAACTGCTGTTTTCAGAATCCCTCCTATTGCGCCCGTGATTTGTGAACCTATGTCTGAAATGATATCGTTTGACATCGCTTTATCTGCTTTTTTTGCTTTCTGTTGCCCACGGATGTCACCAATGAGTTTAGCAATAGTGTCGGTTGGTAAACCAGTTGCACGTGCAAGAGATAGCGAAACACTTGATTCTATAATTTGTTCTTCGTTCTTTTTGATTTCTTCCAGCCGTGTTTTCGATCCAGAAATTTGTTGGTTTAATTTTTGGTAATTTTTATCTCCTATGAATTGTTTTGTTACAGCCATAACACCAGATAAGGCTAAATTGATTGGCACAGTCGCCAAACCATTTGTCACTGTATCAATCGCTTGTATTGTATGAGAAAGAGTTTTTCCCATGATCGTTTCCAATGATTGTATTGGATTTTTGATGGACACGAATTGATCACGCGCATTGATTTTTTTTGCGTTCAAGCGTCCTCGCATAAAGTCGATTGCCATTGATGCCATTTGGATTTGTTTATCATTCCCTCCTGCTGCTTTGATCCAAACTTTAGCGATTTCAGTATTTATCGATGATTCTAACTTTCCATTTAACGAAGCTTTCACTCCCGCAACACCACCTGATAGATAAGCGAGTGCCATTTCTTGTACAAAAGAATCTATATTCTCTTGTGATTCTTTTTTTGTTACGTATTTTTTATAATTATTTGCATTTAATGATTCAATTGCATTCAAATTTGTAATTAGCTGATTTTGGTCTTTTTTTAATGACTGAGTCGCAAATTTATCAGCGATCTGATTTTTTCTATTTTGCAGGGCTTCCCAATCTTCTTCTGTCCATTCAGTAAAAAAATCTTTTCGATCGATACTTTGGATTTTTCCGATAGAACTTAATGAAATTTGTTTACTTATCACAGACATTGAGGCATCATATTCGCCTTCGTTATTTCTAGAACCTAACATCCCATTGTAGATTTCTTTACTAATATTGATAATTCCATTTTTCCCTGGATCAGAGACTACATACTCTTTTTTTAACAATCCATTACATTTTGTTCCGCTTGGATCTTCATAACATTTTCCAAATTTAGTTTTTTCTTCATCAGTTAAGCTTTTATAGTCTGCACTTCCGACTAAGATCATTTCTTCTTTTGACAATTTTCGATCACCGATCACATCTGTGTTTAAACCATACACATATTGGTTAATGAGTTTGTTTTGTTCCTTCTTTTGGAATTCCTCAAGTTCATGATTCATTTGGACAACACTAGCGTATTGACTGACCCCAAGCACTGTTCTTTGAAATGTTTCAACCAAAGAACTTTGTCCAAACTGAATTTCATTTAAATCATTCCCTAATAGAGATTCATTTCGAAAACTGAATAGTTTCCCTTGGTCTTGGATTGTTTTAAAATTAGATTCAAATTGTATAGGTTCTCCATTAGAAACTTTTGTTGTTACATCCCCTCTTTCATACAACTCACTCCAGGATTTCCATCCTTTCTCATTTTCTTCTTCTAACTTTTGTAACCAATTTTCTTTCGACGATTCTAAGTTCATTCGATTTTTCTGGTATTCGAGTTTTGCTTCTTCAATGAGTCCTTCTCGAACTCCAGCCCATTTTTTAAAACTGTCAGAATATTCTTTCACTCGTGATTCCCAATGAGTGATTGCTGGTAACAATTTGTCCGTAAAACTTTTGTTTTGTTGGTTTAATTGTGAAAAATTAGAATCCCAATATAAAGACGTAGTATAGGAATTATCATCATACATTTCATACAAAACAGAATAACCGATAGCACCCATTTGGTATGAATAAGTTCCAGGAGTGAAAATTGTTAAATTACGTTCTGCTTGCCAAAAACCATACTTACTCTTCCCATCTAAGATCAAATTCCCTTGTGTATGATGTGCATTCTCGAATGGAACTCCTAGTCCCATGATCGTGAAATTGTTAAGAAAATGGTAAGCATCGGTATACAAATTGGCATTGATCAGATTCTGAACCCTTCGACCGTCTCCCAACTTTGCATTAATAATATCTGTTAATTGATGATAATCAGCATTATGGATGGAACGAAAAAATGATTGTAATTCAGAATCTTGAATCCCTGCAAATACTCCAACATCTCCGGGAATGTTACCCCAATTTTCATACTTAACATCACTTGACAATTGATTGTAATTTTGATTTCTCAAAATCCATTCTGCTTCTCCAATATTAAAACTTGTTTTTGAATTATTTAAATTGATTTGTAAGCCAGTTTGGTATGTATAAATCCGATCTTTATAATAGGTTTGTTCAACGAATGCTTTATTTGATTCGTCTGCCAAAAAATCCCGCATCTTCGTTGCAACATTTGTAAACAATAATTCAGGATCTTTTTCATTTGAGGAAAGGACATCGGAAATTTCTGTAATCAATTTTGAGAATATCTTACCTGCTTCGTTATAACTTCCATCATAGTTTCGATACAAACATCCAGTTGTAATTTCACAAGTACCTTCGATTCCATCTTTCATTTGTTGGATCATGGAAGCCAAAGCCGTATAGACCGTTTGTCTGTATTCGTCGATAACATTCAAATTGCTAATGAATTGATTTTCTGTTTCCTGGAGAGTTGATAAGTATTTGAGATAATCCTCATCAAGTGATGCTAATGAAGACGCAAAAGAGTCTAACCCCTCTTGTTTTGATTTTTCCCATTGGTATTCCCATTCCTCAGCTGCCCGCAGGATATTTTCTCGATTCTCAAGTAACAACTTTTCTTCCTGGGTATATGATTCATAAATGGTTTCTTTTCCAATCCTTTGGAAATAAAGGGCATCTACTTTCCCTGTTTCTAATTTTTCTAAAAAACTGGTTCTGTTAAAAAAATAATCATTTACTAAATTACGTTCCCATTCTGCATAAAAGACCGATGCTTCTGAAAGCAAAGAGCGTCTTCTCTCATCCACATAACCTTCATTTGAGATAAATTCATCCTCTCCTGTTTCTTTTTGTAAAATTTCTTCAATCTGACGATTTGCCTCTGTTTGCCAAGAAACAATCGCATTTGTCAATACTGTCTCGACAGCCTCTTCCCAATCTTGCAAAGAAGTTGAAAAATACAGTCTACCATATAAGTCTGCATATTCATTTGTCTGATAACTTGGGACTTCCCAGGTATCTTGCAATGATTGGGAAAATACAACAGTAGAGTTTATTATATAATAACCAATGAAAACAAACGAAATGGCTCTAAACCAATATTGATATGATAACATAAAGACCCTCAGATTAAAGAGGTGAACTTTTCGTTATCTGGTTCTGAAATTTTTTAAACTGTTTTTGCACTTATCATTTAAGATTCCAAAAACA comes from the Leptospira ellinghausenii genome and includes:
- a CDS encoding TIGR04388 family protein, with protein sequence MLSYQYWFRAISFVFIGYYIINSTVVFSQSLQDTWEVPSYQTNEYADLYGRLYFSTSLQDWEEAVETVLTNAIVSWQTEANRQIEEILQKETGEDEFISNEGYVDERRRSLLSEASVFYAEWERNLVNDYFFNRTSFLEKLETGKVDALYFQRIGKETIYESYTQEEKLLLENRENILRAAEEWEYQWEKSKQEGLDSFASSLASLDEDYLKYLSTLQETENQFISNLNVIDEYRQTVYTALASMIQQMKDGIEGTCEITTGCLYRNYDGSYNEAGKIFSKLITEISDVLSSNEKDPELLFTNVATKMRDFLADESNKAFVEQTYYKDRIYTYQTGLQINLNNSKTSFNIGEAEWILRNQNYNQLSSDVKYENWGNIPGDVGVFAGIQDSELQSFFRSIHNADYHQLTDIINAKLGDGRRVQNLINANLYTDAYHFLNNFTIMGLGVPFENAHHTQGNLILDGKSKYGFWQAERNLTIFTPGTYSYQMGAIGYSVLYEMYDDNSYTTSLYWDSNFSQLNQQNKSFTDKLLPAITHWESRVKEYSDSFKKWAGVREGLIEEAKLEYQKNRMNLESSKENWLQKLEEENEKGWKSWSELYERGDVTTKVSNGEPIQFESNFKTIQDQGKLFSFRNESLLGNDLNEIQFGQSSLVETFQRTVLGVSQYASVVQMNHELEEFQKKEQNKLINQYVYGLNTDVIGDRKLSKEEMILVGSADYKSLTDEEKTKFGKCYEDPSGTKCNGLLKKEYVVSDPGKNGIINISKEIYNGMLGSRNNEGEYDASMSVISKQISLSSIGKIQSIDRKDFFTEWTEEDWEALQNRKNQIADKFATQSLKKDQNQLITNLNAIESLNANNYKKYVTKKESQENIDSFVQEMALAYLSGGVAGVKASLNGKLESSINTEIAKVWIKAAGGNDKQIQMASMAIDFMRGRLNAKKINARDQFVSIKNPIQSLETIMGKTLSHTIQAIDTVTNGLATVPINLALSGVMAVTKQFIGDKNYQKLNQQISGSKTRLEEIKKNEEQIIESSVSLSLARATGLPTDTIAKLIGDIRGQQKAKKADKAMSNDIISDIGSQITGAIGGILKTAVVAIGLPDEEIYSIMTDAHTFANARNLDQISDSKANYGYTLQTFGLQANWTKHQSSNLNLNDKNAVMVEFGKTLLAKELAKEYGIDESFVRQSLDGVYGKYQKKKSEDKAQNTAIRQTIVNSASLAITLGASGVWSSANSALTKVGKFANVLTKGAIPATARAGQVVASTVLQTAAGSHEGTKGAVAGFANGSLLGLTDMFGKFQSGMFKGMMPGIGITYSEQNGWGGTVGVGNSINNVSYSLSEKGNSSLQFSQAIAKGLQFATDFTSNQNYNFGLNYNPSGEGPRKNWNFSLMYDLKGSGLSGSVGYTEPNSKLGVTSNIDPSGIAYTSTLQGVNIGTNSKDGFQLEEFNFANQNINMAQDASDVTDQNGNVIENEGDSPLSDTVAQIGLFGSLLLGGFGALNLLRNRMSGGSSFLQVGSDMGKMKFESNSDRSILSRFTDPIQKGLFWFGESVSRYADTFTPEQSNQQVGNTKLPLSAKETDRISKLKTSIIDDYKKDSRLDTEKKLYELKQAGVDTTDIEAKIKVKRGGKDVTMSKAVEKSLNEYKRLRESRSVRPIGSELVEYVSSSDALSKVNATFDPKKETIDAYVKRLGDEICKYSQDVDLSTNELVSQHCANVAKLLGDNLMNKIKYKQSQIIDGKEVVSAVNTVDENGFRKISETDCIRYIGAVLFGAGLTEKGNFANLNSDVYLTPEEMERMATEFNSGYVHKNGVEYFRQAGSFTKLVSERLTTETELKAHKAKGIIPDLKVGTIGITRKMETIEGTKRDAMKSDHIYIVIGKQFNPTLGVMEYLISESAGGKGVQNRWIRAETNKQIITNLTSKYKSQKMSDTQISEKISKLKIPDIHSDYLIRSEFYNLKPQGTVKNENV